DNA sequence from the Raphanus sativus cultivar WK10039 unplaced genomic scaffold, ASM80110v3 Scaffold3702, whole genome shotgun sequence genome:
ACCACACATGTAAGAAACACATGTAAACTGGGGGGAAGGTTAGTATAAAAAGGTAAATAACGTTTGCAGCAGTTACAAAGCAAAGGGAAACGTTTTTAATTCAGACACTAGACGATTCAATTTCAGACACTAGTACGTTTGTCTCATCTTCCTcgtttcttctctcttctttcttcgtCACTACAGATCTGAGTCAAAATCAAAGCTCAGGtttttgtctctctctttgGTCAAATACTTTCTCctcaaaagaaattaaaagattcaaactttacAAACCCCTTCGCCCTTTCTACCACATCATCAAATCCTAACAAGAAACACGTGATTCTCCTTCTTCCTCACAAACCACTAAGCAGCGATCTCAACCTCCATAcctcaactctctctctctaatccCTAAACCTAATCATCCATTTAGTCGGAGAGAACCAATGGGCGGCGGTCAAAAGTTCTGGGAGAATCAAGAAGACCGAGCGATGGTGGAATCCACCATAGGCACCGAAGCTTGCGACTTCTTCATCTCTTCAAACACTTCCAAGctcctccctcctcctccgCATCCTCCAACCGATCCCAATCTTCAACAAGGCCTGCGTCACCTCGTCGAAGGCTCCTCCGACTGGGACTACGCCGTCTTCTGGCTAGCTTCCAACGCCAACACCTCCTCCTCCGACGGCTGCGTCTTGATCTGGGGAGACGGCCATTACCGTCCCCACAAGAAAAACTctgaagaaacaaaagaagaagacgagaCCAAACGGCTCGTGCTTCGGAAGCTCCactcctccttcttcttagaAGACCGTCGTCTTCTGGCGAAGTCAGAGGGTGGTCTCACTGATCTCGACGTGTTTTACTTCGCGtctttgtatttctactttaggTGTGATTCCACCAAGTACGGTCCCGCGGGAACTTACGTCTCCGGGAAGGCGCTTTGGGCGTCGGATTTGCCTAGCTGTTTGAGTTACTACAGGGTTAGGTCGTTTTTAGCTAGATCCGCTGGTTTCAAGACTGTCTTGTCTGTCCCGGTTAACTCTGGAGTTGTCGAGCTCGGTTCGTTGAAACTGATCCCGGAGGATAAGAGCGTGATCGAGATGGTGAAGTCAGTGTTCGGCTGTGGTAAAGAAGCTCCTCCCAAGATCTTTGGTAGACAGCTGAGTCTGAAACCGCGGTCTATGAGTATTAACTTCTCGCCTAAGATGGAGGACGACACTACTGGTGGTTTCTCCCTGGACGCATACGAGGTCGGAGGTTCGAACCATCTGACTGACGAGCAGAAGCCGAGGAAGAGAGGGAGGAAGCCGGCGAACGGGAGAGAAGAGGCGTTGAACCACGTGGAAGCGGAGAGGCAGAGGAGGGAGAAGCTGAACCAGAGATTCTACGCGTTGAGAGCTGTGGTGCCTAACATCTCCAAGATGGACAAGGCTTCGCTCCTCGCTGACGCGATCACGTACATCACGGATATGCAGAAGAAGATTAGGGTTTACGAGACGGAGAAGATGGTGATGAAGAGGAGGGAGACTAATCAGATCACTCCGGGGGATGTTGATTATCAAGAGAGGCAGGAGGAGGACGGGGCGGTGGTGAGGGTGAGCTGTGCGTTGGAGAGTCATCCGGTTTCGAAAGCGATACGGATGTTCAGGGAGAATGAGGTTACGCCTCGTGATACGAACGTGGCTGTGACGGAGGAGGGTGTGGTTCATACGTTCAGTATCCGGCCTCAAGGTGGCTGCACAGCTGAGGAGTTGAAGGACAAGCTCCttgcctctctctctcacagTAGTGTCGTTGATATGTAAAAAACTGTAACAGTGTTGTTATTGGGGTTGTATCAAATGTACTTTTATTACTagccaaaccaaaacaaactctggcatcaaaattatataatatgtcaCAGAGAACATAATCAGTTTAACATAAGGTGGAAGACAAAAAAGATGCATGCACTTTCactttctttttggtttcttaaCAACATTTCAACACTACTAAGGAGCTGTTTTCACTTCGTCACGGAAAGGTTTGGGTGTCTTTGGGTGGCACCACCACCGTACAACCGGAATAGACTAAAAGCAGAGATGCAAGAGACGAAAACCAAAGCAACAGAGGCAAGCAAGGCGGTTGCGGTTCCTCCAGCGGATCGGTTGCAGAACTTGCCAAACATATTGCACAGCTTCATCCACTGCAGCTTTTCCTCGCCTCTTATTCCAATCAAACCAGACTCTGCTGATGCTGCTATTGCTGCCACACTTATGTAAGCCATCGCCTGCTCATTATATTAACAAACCAATTACACAGCTTTCAAGTTTACTACCTCAGTCTCTCCTAGATTCAACAAAACAAGCAAACATTCTCTACCTAAAAAGTACACTCCCATCTCATATCCAACCAAACCCATTAAATGCTTGTAAAGACTTTTCAACATAGCAAAAACCCTACTTCACTCAAACCTGACACCCAGCCGACCATGAGAGATCAAAAACGACAAAGCCATACCCACAAACTTCCACAGCTACTTTTGGTAAACAACAAGATGTATAGAGAAAGAACACACAAGACTAGACTAAGACTAACTCACCTGATCGCCTAAGAAAATGGCCCAAGCAAGGGACTTGTCGAGCAAAACGCTTCCTTTCATCGAACCCACCACGCAACGAACTGACTGCAACAAGGAATAAGCCGCAGCTATCCCATTAGCGACCACCAAGAACCTGCATCCATCAAgtaagaaaccaaaaaaaaaaagtttcagacTTTACACAGTGAACTGGTGTTAGTTGGGTttactaaaactgaaaaaaagGGAGGTTTTAGTAGAGCTAACACAAGGGCCTTCATGTCGGTGTACTTGGCTCTCTTCTCAATTGTAAAGATTTGCTTGACCTGAGTGTTTGTCACTATCAGAATAAGCGCGAGGAGAGCGAGGAGAGTAGCGGAGCACCTTAAGAGCAGCTCTGTTAGCTTCAGTCTCCGATCAATCAGCTTCATCTTGCCTCCGTGGAAGACGGCTACGTTTCCTGGACTCATTTGTGcccttaaaaatataaactttaggACAGAACACACAGTCCGTAGAGACCAGAGAGAAATAAAAAGACTAGTTTGGGTTTGAACAGTCTTTAAAAGGAGTTGCTCAGTGTCCCAcctataagaaaaaaatacgGTTCATGCTATCAAACTTGATCTAAATTAAGATTGTGTTGTCCTAATAACACTTTAGTTACTGTCTGAAACCCTTTTTGATCATTACGCAGAAACATATAGTCCCAGAAGCTGCCAAGTGGTAGAAGATCTCTTGTAAGCGTATTTAAAGATGCATTTAATACGAAAGTGAAGTATCACAAATGAAGTTTTAGGATCTTTAATCAAAGGATTATTATGAGAGTACTCTCTATGTTTGTCTTTTAATGTTCTAGGAAAGTGGAAAAGAAGGTTAACTTCTAAGATGGGACTTTGTATggccacacacacacacacatgctGTGTACTACAACACTGCTAGTATTTAATGAACACCATTGTCTTGTcccttcttctttttatttattacactTCAAAACTCTCCCAATTAGCCCCTCTTAAACCAAACCCATAGTTGGTCCTTCAATATGCTATCATTGCCATTGTTATTGGTAAAAATCCAGCATAAACTGGAAAATAGGGATCCATATAATGTACAAAAATGCCAAGTTAGATTAGGAAAAGAACAATTATGGCACAAGTGTCTCCTAAAAAGGCTACAACTTCAAGACtgaaaaaacattaattttctTGAGGAATGTGATTTTTAGAACTCAACGAACTTCCACACATATTTGCTCACTCTGGTTGAGAGTATCAGCCACGGTATGATCCCAACCTGCATTTTTCACACAACCAACTAACAATCTCATTCCCACAACAGCATACCAAAACAAATGAATTGAgaagcaagcaagagaagaagGAATCTACCATCGCATGGCCTGTCAAGTGACCTCCTGTTCCCCAAGATAACAACCTCCCTGAGAAAGAAAGACACCACATTCAGTTTTTGAAACCGATATACCTTTTGTCAAACCGGCAAAATAAACTAACTCACCAAAGGGTTGAACAAGTTGCTTAGCAATCATGGCAATTGGAGTCCTCAAGAACCAAAATACCAAGATTAAGTACATCACAACCTAGAGACAAAGTTCTTAGCAACATCTTCTCACATAAGTAGTTtctgaaagaaaagaaaaaagcttcAACACACACAACTTAGAAGATTACCTTTGAAGCAATCAGAACGTTTCCATACAGATCGTATGACAGTTCTTTGTTATGCTGCTCCACATCTGAATTTCACAGAAGACTATTAACagatacacacacacacacacctaaTACAAGACCAAAAAGATTGCAATGCATTTCTAAATCTAACAACCCTATTGCATCATACTATCAAAACCTCAAGATCACCATAGAGACTGAAAGCAATACTCACAGTGTGCAAGTTCTTTCTCTTTAGTAGCTGCTGACCTCCTAAGTTTAGCAGCTTGCGCAAACGTGGCTGGCCTGCGCGCGAGCGAGTGAATCACTCTTtaatcaaacacaaacacaGACACAAAAACCACAGAGcgtctgataaaaaaaaaagagaaaagatgtAGTGCTTACTTACTGAGACAACGCAGTGGCCTCTCTCAAAAGCTGCTTAATTTCTGATCGCAGCTCTGCTTCCTtgctattattattatcattcgACCCTTTCTGCTTAAAAATTATCACAAGTTTTTTTTACTCATGAGAAACAGCAGAAACgttttgttaattattattagttattACCTTCTTCAGAGGCGCGGCCAAAAAGCCACCTTCTTCTATCACATTCTCTCCTTCCATTAACTAACCCCCTTCTGATGGCTAATAGAGCAAACAGAAAACTTAAATATCCAAAATTCACAAATAGGGAACCGTTA
Encoded proteins:
- the LOC130506825 gene encoding transcription factor bHLH3-like, translated to MGGGQKFWENQEDRAMVESTIGTEACDFFISSNTSKLLPPPPHPPTDPNLQQGLRHLVEGSSDWDYAVFWLASNANTSSSDGCVLIWGDGHYRPHKKNSEETKEEDETKRLVLRKLHSSFFLEDRRLLAKSEGGLTDLDVFYFASLYFYFRCDSTKYGPAGTYVSGKALWASDLPSCLSYYRVRSFLARSAGFKTVLSVPVNSGVVELGSLKLIPEDKSVIEMVKSVFGCGKEAPPKIFGRQLSLKPRSMSINFSPKMEDDTTGGFSLDAYEVGGSNHLTDEQKPRKRGRKPANGREEALNHVEAERQRREKLNQRFYALRAVVPNISKMDKASLLADAITYITDMQKKIRVYETEKMVMKRRETNQITPGDVDYQERQEEDGAVVRVSCALESHPVSKAIRMFRENEVTPRDTNVAVTEEGVVHTFSIRPQGGCTAEELKDKLLASLSHSSVVDM
- the LOC130506826 gene encoding CASP-like protein 2B1; protein product: MSPGNVAVFHGGKMKLIDRRLKLTELLLRCSATLLALLALILIVTNTQVKQIFTIEKRAKYTDMKALVFLVVANGIAAAYSLLQSVRCVVGSMKGSVLLDKSLAWAIFLGDQAMAYISVAAIAASAESGLIGIRGEEKLQWMKLCNMFGKFCNRSAGGTATALLASVALVFVSCISAFSLFRLYGGGATQRHPNLSVTK
- the LOC130506827 gene encoding protein GET1-like isoform X1; this translates as MEGENVIEEGGFLAAPLKKQKGSNDNNNSKEAELRSEIKQLLREATALSQPATFAQAAKLRRSAATKEKELAHYVEQHNKELSYDLYGNVLIASKVVMYLILVFWFLRTPIAMIAKQLVQPFGRLLSWGTGGHLTGHAMVGIIPWLILSTRVSKYVWKFVEF
- the LOC130506827 gene encoding protein GET1-like isoform X2; translation: MEGENVIEEGGFLAAPLKKKGSNDNNNSKEAELRSEIKQLLREATALSQPATFAQAAKLRRSAATKEKELAHYVEQHNKELSYDLYGNVLIASKVVMYLILVFWFLRTPIAMIAKQLVQPFGRLLSWGTGGHLTGHAMVGIIPWLILSTRVSKYVWKFVEF